One window of Amaranthus tricolor cultivar Red isolate AtriRed21 chromosome 13, ASM2621246v1, whole genome shotgun sequence genomic DNA carries:
- the LOC130798179 gene encoding uncharacterized protein LOC130798179: MTTKIQQISGASFSLSSQSPSFTAFSSENIADIAARVIKELNLSHDDPFDDDFYSNFALNDASQDTQQNDTVEKENEEEEIKNSEDEESEFEFAILSGEDNSPPISADEIFSNGKIKPMFHVFNTDLIYGYGRYEYDYKNGASPQTLGLPLRKLLQESQNGNGKSSSQADDLNGVPSGTFCVWTPRKKGEVMKMRKRSKSTGSSKRWRIKDLLKTINGNDHRDEKKKKGGFHGEKKKSYLPYRQDLVGLFANVNGISRTVRPF; this comes from the exons ATGACaacaaaaattcaacaaataaGCGGCGCGTCTTTCTCACTTTCCTCTCAATCTCCTAGCTTCACTGCTTTCTCCTCTGAAAATATCGCTGATATTGCAGCGCGTGTCATCAAGGAGCTTAATTTGTCCCATGATGATCCGTTTGATGATGACTTCTACTCTAATTTTGCCTTAAACGACGCGTCTCAAGACACCCAGCAAAACGACACCGTTGAGaaggaaaatgaagaagaagaaattaagAACTCTGAAGATGAAGAGAGTGAGTTTGAATTTGCAATTTTATCCGGGGAAGATAACTCACCACCGATTTCAGCCGATGAGATCTTCTCCAATGGTAAGATTAAACCGATGTTTCATGTGTTCAATACGGATTTAATATACGGCTACGGGCGCTATGAGTATGACTACAAAAATGGAGCTTCTCCTCAAACATTGGGGTTACCGTTAAGGAAACTTCTTCAGGAAAGCCAAAACGGAAATGGAAAGTCTTCATCCCAAGCCGACGATCTGAATGGGGTTCCATCAGGGACGTTCTGCGTGTGGACCCCAAGGAAAAAGGGGGAAGTAATGAAAATGAGGAAGAGAAGTAAATCAACTGGGTCTTCAAAACGGTGGCGTATTAAAGATCTGTT GAAAACAATTAATGGTAATGATCATCGTgatgagaagaagaagaaaggtgGATTCCATGGTGAAAAGAAGAAATCGTACTTACCATATAGGCAAGATCTAGTTGGATTGTTTGCTAATGTGAATGGGATTAGTAGGACAGTTCGACCATTTTAA